The following are encoded together in the Blautia obeum ATCC 29174 genome:
- a CDS encoding exodeoxyribonuclease III, with translation MKCISWNVNGIRACITKGFEDRFRELDADIFCLQETKCQQGQVELELPGYHQYWNYANRRGYSGTAVFTKKEPISVKNGIGIEEHDKEGRVITLEFKEFYFVTVYTPNSQSELRRLEYRMEWERDFLAYLLKLQESKPVICCGDLNVAHEEIDLKNPKTNRKNAGFTDEERACFTKVLESGFIDTFRYFYPDKEGIYSWWSYRFKAREKNAGWRIDYFITSPSLKEKLQGAAIHTEIMGSDHCPIELDIDLK, from the coding sequence ATGAAATGTATTTCATGGAATGTAAATGGAATCAGAGCCTGTATCACAAAAGGATTTGAAGATAGATTTAGAGAACTGGATGCGGACATTTTCTGCCTTCAGGAGACGAAATGCCAGCAGGGTCAGGTGGAACTGGAACTTCCGGGCTATCATCAGTACTGGAATTATGCAAACAGACGTGGCTATTCAGGAACTGCGGTATTTACAAAGAAAGAGCCGATCTCTGTGAAAAATGGTATCGGAATTGAAGAACATGATAAGGAAGGACGTGTGATCACACTGGAATTTAAGGAGTTTTATTTTGTAACTGTGTATACTCCAAATTCTCAGAGTGAATTAAGACGTCTGGAGTACCGTATGGAATGGGAAAGGGATTTTCTTGCATATCTTCTGAAATTACAGGAGAGCAAGCCGGTGATCTGTTGTGGTGATCTGAATGTGGCACATGAGGAGATTGATTTAAAAAATCCAAAAACAAACCGAAAGAATGCCGGATTTACAGACGAGGAACGTGCATGTTTTACAAAAGTGCTTGAGAGTGGATTTATAGATACATTCCGCTACTTTTATCCGGATAAAGAGGGAATTTATTCCTGGTGGTCCTATCGGTTTAAAGCACGTGAAAAGAATGCCGGATGGAGGATTGATTATTTTATAACTTCTCCATCTTTGAAAGAAAAGCTGCAGGGAGCAGCAATTCACACGGAAATCATGGGATCAGACCATTGTCCGATCGAATTGGATATTGATTTGAAGTAA
- a CDS encoding deoxyuridine 5'-triphosphate nucleotidohydrolase, with amino-acid sequence MKRIAKFHKVSPEQFAKDWKDTFPAADDKEIQDTYEKISLPVRATAGSAGYDFFAPADIVLNPGETAKIPTGVRVEMEQDWVLKCYPRSGLGFKFRLQLNNTVGIIDSDYFYSDNEGHIFAKITNDSNEGKTVNIQAGTGFMQGIFVEYGITVDDEATGIRNGGFGSTTEKK; translated from the coding sequence ATGAAACGAATTGCAAAATTTCATAAAGTAAGTCCGGAGCAGTTTGCAAAGGACTGGAAAGATACATTCCCGGCAGCGGATGATAAAGAAATACAGGACACTTATGAGAAAATTTCTCTTCCTGTAAGGGCAACAGCCGGAAGTGCAGGATATGATTTCTTTGCACCTGCGGATATTGTACTGAATCCGGGTGAAACAGCCAAGATTCCAACGGGAGTCCGTGTGGAAATGGAGCAGGACTGGGTATTGAAATGCTACCCGAGAAGTGGACTGGGATTTAAATTCCGTCTGCAGCTGAATAACACAGTAGGTATCATTGACAGTGATTATTTTTATTCTGATAATGAAGGTCATATCTTTGCGAAGATTACCAATGACAGTAATGAAGGTAAAACTGTGAATATTCAGGCCGGAACAGGTTTTATGCAGGGAATTTTTGTTGAGTATGGTATTACTGTAGATGATGAAGCTACCGGAATCCGTAATGGCGGATTTGGAAGTACTACCGAGAAAAAATAA
- a CDS encoding DUF1292 domain-containing protein: MSDEFKNGTCAPSDCASCGLDCGNTSPESHNTITLTLDDDTEIECAILTVFPVEKQEYIALLPLDENGQNQSGEVYLYKFSRTETGDPILANIESDDEYAKAAEAFDVVLDNARKAEAAGEPLE; the protein is encoded by the coding sequence ATGAGTGATGAATTCAAAAACGGAACCTGTGCACCCAGCGACTGTGCTTCCTGCGGACTGGACTGCGGAAACACTTCTCCGGAAAGTCACAACACCATTACACTGACGCTGGACGATGACACTGAGATCGAATGTGCAATTCTGACCGTATTTCCAGTAGAAAAGCAGGAATACATTGCGCTGTTGCCGCTGGACGAAAATGGCCAGAATCAGAGTGGAGAGGTATATCTTTATAAATTCTCCCGTACAGAAACAGGAGATCCAATTCTTGCCAACATCGAAAGTGATGATGAATATGCAAAAGCTGCAGAGGCTTTTGACGTTGTTCTTGACAATGCACGTAAGGCAGAAGCCGCCGGAGAACCTCTGGAATAA
- the nrdG gene encoding anaerobic ribonucleoside-triphosphate reductase activating protein, whose product MRYHNITKDDMLNGDGLRVVLWVAGCNHCCRECQNPITWDPNGGLPFTEAEEAEIFTELDKDYIGGITFSGGDPLHPSNISTVTAFAKKIREKYPNKTIWLYTGSLWEEICNEEIVQYLDVCVDGEFQIDKRDTSLRWKGSSNQRVIDVPSTLREGKVVLHCDN is encoded by the coding sequence ATGAGATATCATAATATAACCAAGGATGATATGCTGAACGGAGACGGACTTCGGGTAGTACTCTGGGTTGCCGGCTGCAATCACTGCTGTCGGGAATGCCAGAATCCGATCACCTGGGATCCAAACGGAGGCCTTCCGTTTACGGAAGCAGAAGAAGCAGAGATCTTTACAGAACTGGATAAGGATTATATCGGCGGCATCACTTTTTCGGGAGGTGATCCGCTGCATCCATCCAATATTTCTACGGTTACTGCTTTCGCAAAAAAAATTCGTGAGAAATATCCAAATAAGACGATCTGGCTGTATACAGGTTCCTTATGGGAAGAAATCTGTAATGAAGAGATTGTACAGTATTTGGATGTCTGTGTGGACGGTGAATTTCAGATTGATAAAAGAGATACTTCTCTTCGCTGGAAGGGCTCATCCAATCAGCGTGTGATAGATGTTCCTTCTACACTTCGTGAAGGCAAAGTCGTTCTGCATTGTGATAATTAA